Within Calonectris borealis chromosome Z, bCalBor7.hap1.2, whole genome shotgun sequence, the genomic segment AAATTGGTTTAGTGCCCTTCTGTGCAAACACTGAAATCTCACTTACTTCTGTGCATTTGTGTTTCAGTATAAGTACTAAATTGTTCCCATTGCCGTCTGTGCAACAAGCTCCCAGGCTCAAATTCTCATccagcatctttttttctggCCTGCAGAGGTTGCAATCTAGTCACTTTGCGAACAAAAATCATTATCTCAAACACTTCCCCTCTTTTGTCCCCTCTGCCCCTAGAATGCTGCTGTGACACAGCATGGTACATAGAgtacagcagctttaaaaagtCCCCAAACTTCCCTACCACTCCTCTGATCTCCCCCCACATTCAAGTCTGAATCTCACCAAAATTCAAGCTGGGCAGGGCCCTTCTCGCACAGCCTGCGCACAAAGGGAGGTAACTGCCTGCTTAAAGCTGCAACCACTCCTCtctttgccctctgcctccttcAGATGCCTTTGTTCTCATCTGCATAAAAAAAGGGTTTGAATTACTGTTGAACAAATGATTGCTTCTAACAAATAGCATCTTACACGGGTGAATCATGCCTACGTACTTTCAGCTCACTGATTTAAGCtaaccttcatttttattttagttgtcTACGATTCAACAAAGGATCAGTTGCACAGCTAAGTAGATGAATGATTATTTAAGTAGTAGTAACTCTGTCACTTCTGTCTGCCCATAATATGTTTGAATTATCCTATGCCTAACTAGATTGTTAAAGCCGAAAACAAGAGTCTTCCAAAATAAGTCTCCCTACAAACACCTTTTCTGAAATAATGTCTAAAGTAGCTCTTCTgattgtttgtggggttttttttagataaataaaTCCATACCACACATTCAAGACTTTGTAACGCTAAATTCCTAATTTGTTACAGCTACATTCAAAAAGCAGAGATACGCTGTCCTGACACTTTTCTTCGCAGCCACAGTCACCAAACCATGCTTTAGAAGACTCTGCCATAGAGGGAACACTAGTGGCAGGCTTCAGGAGTGCCGCGAGGGCACACTGGACACATGCTGTCCTCCATGCACACTGTAGGGCAGGATAAGTAGAACTGGGGAAATGTTTCAGTGCAATCTGTGGGTACCTGTCTGATGCAAGCAAAAGGTCCACGTCTGCCTTGAGAACCGCATGCAGACTTCTGCTATCTGTCTTGATGGGGGCTGTCAGGTTGAGAAGGATGTCTCCAGAGCACAGAGAAATATCTCAGTAATTTGATGTTTTAATTACACTTTAACTTTTTGTTACTTTGGTGATGAGTACTTCTAATGGGAATTTTGTGTATGAATACCAGTATTTATCCAGCACATCATTTCTTACAAACTGTATGAAGGGTCTGGCAAAGACAGTTCAAGGGTGGCAAATTTACTGTTGTATTTCTGTCAAAGTAGTCCAAAGAGAACATAGATGAGATTGGGTCCTTAAGCACAGATAGAGTCCCTATCATAAAAAGCTTCCAAACTAAGAGATATGAGACAAAGGAGGACATCTTACCCAAACTTCTAGCAGGAGCTAAAGCAAAAAGGGCTGGACTAACATCTATAGGCAGTCTGTGCTTTGAATCAGGAATTAATCTTATTATTTTGTGTTGCTAATATGATCTTAGCTTTCCtttttgaaaagtgtttttgCTTCCCCATAGTATGTAAACATTTGCTTATTAATCTTTatactttcttatttttcagcCTTCCCATATAACGGCAGCATACCGCAGGTCAGAAGTTTTGTACTCTCTTTCGTAAGTCACCAGGATGACCCTATACCTACTTACGGTGACACTGAAAATGACTCAGAAGTCGGATCAGGAGCCACCAATCAGACTGGATTGCCCCTACGTGAACAACGAACAGTGTCAGTGCGAACAGCAAGATACCTCACTAGTCCGTGGCTGACGCGTTTTGTTCCTTCAGTTTACACCTTAGTGCTTGTGCTGAGTCTCCCTCTGAACATTACAGCGATACTggtgtttctgaaaaaaatgaaaattgaaaagcCAGCTGTAGTATACATGCTGAATTTGGCCCTGGCGGATGTCTTGTTTGTAAGCGTGCTTCCTTTCAAGATTGCTTATCACTTTTCTGGAAATGACTGGGTTTTTGGACCTCAGATGTGCCGTTTCATCACTGCTGCCTTCTACTGTAACATGTACTGTTCAATAATGCTTATGACGAGCATAAGCTTCGATCGCTTCTTGGCAGTGGTGTATCCCATGCAGTCTCTTGGCTGGCGTACATTAACACGTGCCTCACTGATTTGTTTCATCATATGGCTTGTAGCAATAACTGGGGTTATACCTTTTCTCATCAGAGAGCAAACGATGGAAATACCCAAGTTAAATATAACTACTTGCCATGATGTGCTAAGAGAATCTGAACTTCACGGCTATTACCTCCACttcttctccatcttctcttctgtgttttttgtaGTGCCATTTATAATTTCTACTGTCTGTTACGTGTGTATCATTCGATGTCTTAGTTCTTCTACCAttgttgcaaaacaaaataagaagaCACGTGCCTTGCTCTTGTGTGtggctgttttttctgtttttgttattTGCTTTGCACCAACAAATGTCCTCCTGTTAATTCATTATATCCATTTTTCTTATGACAACAGCTTAGAGTATCTCTACTTTGCCTATCTACTCTGTGTTTGTATCAGCAGCATTAGCTGTTGCATTGACCCCTTTATTTACTACTACGCTTCTTCTCAGTATCAGAGACAACTTTTCAGTCTCTTCCATTGTAAAGAGACTTTCGATCCTAACAGTAGTAACAGCAGTGGCCAGTCAATGTCTACCACTAGTAGAAGGGCTACGTGCTCTACTAATGTGAATAACAGTGTCTACAGGAAATTACTAGCAATGCATTGAGATAATGTGTCTTacacatgcttaatttttagacaatttcagacaaaaaaagacTGTATTGTATCCAAGAAATGCAAAACCTTAAACCAAGTTATTGTATAATACATAGTTCTATGGATTCAATTATAGTAATGCACAATTCAAATTGTAActctgtatatgtatatatatagtatatgtaAATAGGTTAATGTAGAGGGGAAAAGTAATCTCTTAATAATAGTTTTGAGTGTTTTTCAAATAAACTCCTTTTTTCAGACAAATCCTTTGCATTGTTAATTCAGTTTATTGCAGGGGTTTTATGAAATCCCATTTTAGGATTTTTAGCTGTGTCAGGTTGATTAAATTCTTACTTAAGGAACCACTCCATCTATGCAGTACTTCCTGAAGAAAGTGAAGATGtctttctgggctttttttttccctgtatgtcattatttctggAATTATCTGTAAACTTAATTTTCTTAGCATTACTTCAGATCTTGGACCCTGAAACTGCTCgttttacatttttatacattCCACTTTAAAACAGTATGTTTTTAGGAATGTAAGCAAATGAAAACCAGCTATTGATTGGTGTAATGTGTCAGAGGAGATAATTCTCAGCAGCTGGAACTAGcttttgttttggtgttcctgCCATTAGTGTATGCTAGGCATCTTGGTTAGGAATGTGGTATTTTTCacaattaatttaatgaaaaattgtgAAATTTTGTTTCACAATAAATCAATGTTGAATGGCTCTCCAGAAACTATACTGAAAAAGCTGTATTCATCATCTTGTTATGCAGTTTGCAAACGTGTGCTTTCTTGCACATGATTAATCTTCATGCACATGTTTAGGACTTGGAAATATCCTTTATCCCTGCCAAGTCTGGatgttttttgtattttacattgtgTCCACGTCTACTAAAATTGCAGTGGTGTAAAGCCCAATAGCTAACTTTATTCTGTGTAGCATTCTTTTACTACAAAGGACGCTAAAGCCAAATAACAGGAAATCAGTTTTAGAAATAAGCGTGTAGGTAGTAGGACTgtatatgaaaatgaaaactaaactAAGCAGGAATTTGGTTAATGTAGGATTTGCCATAGGAATCTGCCAGGAAGTACAGCAATGGATAAAAGCTGTTTTGAGTCCAGCACAAGTGTTAAGAAACCTAATCTTTCTGCATACAGTGTGACAGTGAGAAACTTCTTTCTAACCACGTCTTGTTGGTTTGTGTCTGTTCCTTAACGGACTTAAGCATAATTAAATATTGCATTAGCAGGGTCTCTCTAGACTTTTATTCTCAAGTATTTCCCACTTTCTAAGTACATGAGCGctaaaaatatatgaatatacagTCTGTAAGGCTAAAACCCCACAAATGTTTATGAGACATATTCAGATACATTCTCATTTTGTTTAATATCATATTGGGGTGGGTTTGGTTTTCAGCAAAATCCAAATGCATCCTAAAACTATGGACATCCACTTCCTGGCAGCAGAAAAAATTACCTCTGTGCTTCCTGTAGGTACAGGCTCGGGGACTGCTTTTTAGATCTATTACatagttgggatttttttcaatgtCGTGATACTTTGTTTCACGATAGTGGTTTATTTTTAGGAAGCCAAAAGAGACTGTCTAGTCTGCTTTGCAAGGGGCAGTATTACGTGCTAGGAGGCAGGGAAAGGTATGTGGAAAACAGCTCGGCAGTCATAGCGATTACTTACTTCGTTTTGCTCTGTGCTTGGGCAGTTTCACTTGCGACCTCTTTGTGCTCGAGAACATTTGCACATGGGCAATTTCTTCCTACCTTGTAGGGTGAAAAAATGAGAGGGGTGAATGCAACTGTTTATCCTCATGGCTAAGAGCATCAACAAAGATCCTGAATAAGAACGACCAAAAAAGATTTTATGCATGTTTGTAAACCagcatcccagctctgccacgcACACTGCTGAAGTTGGGTTTGCTGACGTTTTTggcttgcacagaaaaaaaaaaaaaaacacaaaacaggaaAGGCTGTTACAGCACAGAACCCTTAAATAAAAAGGACTTACAAATCTAACTAGACTACTTGACTTCTTCGTAACTAGCTAAAGTGCTGAAGTTGCctttagaaagtatttttat encodes:
- the F2R gene encoding proteinase-activated receptor 1, whose product is MGPRALPALLCALAALGGPRPPPAAAARAAFPYNGSIPQVRSFVLSFVSHQDDPIPTYGDTENDSEVGSGATNQTGLPLREQRTVSVRTARYLTSPWLTRFVPSVYTLVLVLSLPLNITAILVFLKKMKIEKPAVVYMLNLALADVLFVSVLPFKIAYHFSGNDWVFGPQMCRFITAAFYCNMYCSIMLMTSISFDRFLAVVYPMQSLGWRTLTRASLICFIIWLVAITGVIPFLIREQTMEIPKLNITTCHDVLRESELHGYYLHFFSIFSSVFFVVPFIISTVCYVCIIRCLSSSTIVAKQNKKTRALLLCVAVFSVFVICFAPTNVLLLIHYIHFSYDNSLEYLYFAYLLCVCISSISCCIDPFIYYYASSQYQRQLFSLFHCKETFDPNSSNSSGQSMSTTSRRATCSTNVNNSVYRKLLAMH